The DNA window ATACAGCTTTTGGATATAAACGTGTAGGTGTCAATAATTCTTCGCCTAAGGTCTTACCAAACTCTGGGATGTCTGTATCGATAGACAATTGTTTATGGTCGAATACGATTTTACGAACCAAGGAAAAACCGTTGGAATGGACACCAGAAGATGGCAAACCTAAAATGACATCGCCAGCTTTGATACTTTCACCAGTAATCAATTTAGGACGATCAACGATACCAACGGCAAAACCAGCCACATCGTAGTCATCATTATCATAAAAGCCTGCCATTTCAGCAGTTTCGCCACCCAGTAAAGCACAGCCAGACTCTTCACAAGCCTCTGCCACACCGCGTACGATATCTGCTACTTTTAGAGGATCAAGTTTACCTACTGCAATGTAGTCGAGGAAGAATAGAGGTGTAGCACCTTGTACGAGAATATCGTTAACACTCATAGCTACGCAGTCTTGGCCAATCGTATCATGTTTATCCATCATGATAGCGAGACGCAATTTTGTGCCCACTCCATCTGTACCAGATACGAGCAAAGGATCAGACATGGAGTGACCAGCTAAGGAATAGAGGCCCCCAAAACCACCTAAATCACCAACAACACCTGGTGTATAGGTGCGTTTCACGGATTCTTTCATCAATTCTACAGCGCGATTACCTGCATCGATATCAACGCCTGCATCGCGATAGGTTAAACTAGTTTTATTCGAGCACATATTTGACCCCTTCCTCTTGTTCCGCAGGAACCTCTACACTGTAATCACCATTAAAGCAAGCAAAACATAAGTCATTAGGCGCTATATCAGAAACAGCGCGACATAAGCCTTCACGAGATAAATAATGCAATTTATCAGCATGAATATAGTCTTTGATTTCATCTACTGTATGTGTGGCAGCAATGAGTTCTTTACGCACTGATGTATCAATGCCATAGTGACAGGAGTACTCAATGGATGGAGAGCTAACGCACATGTACACCTCTTTGGCACCCGCTTCTTTTAGCATCTTAACAATGATGCCACTCGTAGTACCACGTACAATAGAGTCATCAATGAGTACAATCCGTTTACCACTTACCACATGAGGAAGTGGGTTTAGTTTCATGCGAACAGCTAATTCCCGTTCCTCTTGATTTGGCTTGATAAAGGTACGACCGCTATAGCGATTTTTCACTAACCCTTCTGCAAATGGTATACCCGATGCACGAGCATAGCCTAGTGCTGCTGTAGTACCCGAGTCAGGAATAGACATGACAATATCTGCATCATATTTCGTTTCGTTATATAACTCACGTCCCATATTGAGGCGGGATTGATAAACCGATTGACCATCAATATGACTATCGCCACGCGCAAAATAGATGTATTCAAAAACACAAAGCTTTTTATCAATTTTTTCTGGTTCTGCATAAATAGTGCTACGCACGCCTGAATCATCGATGATTACCATTTCGCCTGGATCGATGTATCGAATAAACTCGGCTTTTATGGCATCTAATGCACAGCTTTCACTAGAGAGAACATAGCCATTTTCAGTTTTACCCAAGCAGAGCGGTCTAAAACCTTGTGGATCACGCACACCTACTAAGGAGTCATTTGTGGTAATAACTAGAGAAAAAGCTCCTTCAATTTGACGCGCCGCATCAGCAATGCGTTCCTCTTGTGTCTCAGCTTTAGAACGCGCAATGAGGTTTACGATAACCTCGGAATCCATGGTCGTTTGGAAAATGGAACCATCCGCTTCAAGACGTTTACGAATGGATAAGGCATTCGTTAAATTACCATTATGAGCTACCGCAATTTGACCACCTTGATAGTGAATTACCAATGGTTGGATATTACGCGGATTATTGGAACCTGTTGTAGAGTACCGCACATGACCAGTCCCCATATGGCTTGGTAAGGATGGTAGTTCTTTAATGGCCTCAGTCAACAAGCCCATACCTTTTTTTAGTTCTACATCATGACCATCTGTAACGGCAATGCCCGCGCTTTCTTGGCCACGGTGTTGGAGTGCAAAGAGCCCCCAATATACATAGCGTGCTACATCAACGGTTCTATCATAGACACCAAATACACCACACTCTTCATGCCATTTATCAAAAACAGGATCGTAGTTCATTGTGCCCCCTTAGGCGCGTTCGCCAGTAAGACGGAATAACATTTCCTTGTACGCTTCTTCAATATTGCCAAGATCTCGACGGAAGCGGTCTTTGTCGAGCTTTTCACCTGTTGTAGCATCCCAGAAACGGCATGTATCAGGAGAGATTTCGTCGCCTAATAATACTTCACCATTGTGAGTACCAAATTCTAATTTAAAGTCAACAAGGGTTACATTTTTTGTAGCCAAGAATTTTTTCAAAATATCATTTACTTTTAAAGTGATTGTAGAAATTACATCAAGTTGTTCTTGCGTAGCCCAGCCAAGTGCTGTGATTTGGGATTCGTTGGCAAATGGATCGCCTAATTCATCATTTTTGTAGCAGAATTCAAGGATTGGATGTTTAAGAGGAGTACCTTCTTCAATACCAAAGCGTTTAGCCATGGAGCCAGCTGCAATGTTGCGAACAATAACTTCTAAAGGAACGATATCCAAAGTAAGTACTGTTTGATTGCGATCATCTTCGCGACGAACAAAGTGAGTAGGTACACCTTCTTTTTTCAACAATTCAAAGAAGAAGGAAGAAATTTTATTGTTCAATACGCCTTTGCCAAGGATAGTATCATGTTTTTCACCGTTGAATGCAGTAGCATCATCTTTGTAATGAACGATATACTCATCTTTGTTATCTGTTTGGTATACTTGTTTTGCTTTACCTTCGTACAATAATGTTAATTTTTCCAAGTCGATGTTAGCCATGATGTGTCTCCTTTATCATAATGAATGATACAAACTATATATGGATATGTAATAAAAGAATTACTCTTACTTTACTAGCAATGTAATCTGTAACAAATTATATGATTATAGTTTAATAGCGCCTTGTAGCTCTGCATTATCTGCTAGAACTTTTTCGGCCATATCTTTACGATACTGTACATATTGTTCTTTCAATTCTTTGTTGAAAGCTGCCCCAATTTGTACGGCAAAGAGTGCTCCGTTTTTAGCGCCGTCAACAGCCATTGTCGCTACGGGCATACCAGATGGCATTTGAACAATAGCAAGTAAGGAATCGATACCTTTTAAGGCCGTTGCATTAAGAGGAATACCGATAACAGGTAATGTAGTAAAGCTAGCTACTACGCCAGGTAGATGAGCTGCTGCACCAGCACCAGCGATAAATGCGATAGCCCCTTCATCTTCAAGTCTTGTAACAAATTCTTTTACAGCTTCAGGTGTACGGTGAGCTGAAGCGATTACCATTTCATAAGGAATGTTGAATTCATCAAGTATGGCAGATGCCTTTTTCATTGTGTCTAGGTCAGACTTGCTGCCCATAATAATACCGACCTTCATAGATCCTCCTAATAAAAAAGCCCAGCCGAAACAGACTGGGTCAAATGCGCACAAATAGCCTCCGTAGACTTGCTTTGAGTTTGTTGATTTGCATAGTTCACGGTGCTACCTCCTTCTTGTACACAAATTGTAACACCTAACTTTTACAAAATCAACACTATTTTCGAATATTTTTTAATTAATTATTTTTATTATTCGTTATATTCCGAACTTTTAGAAAGAATTAAATTTAATTATATCGACGTTATTCAAAATGTATGATTAAAAATATATACTCATTTTTACAAAACTATATATACTATTAAACTCAGGTCTTTCAAAGTATTAATGTATATTTTACCAAAAACAAAAAGAGGACATCCCACCTTTAGAGATAGGATACCCTCTTCCAATTAATTTCCGAACATTACGGCCCTTAATCTATATTTGTTATTAATTAGTGTGTGCTACTTTCAAAAGCAGCTTTCAACTCGCCTACAGCTTCAGGGACATAGTCTACGATAGAAGACATCAATGCATACATTAATGCCGGTTCAAATGCATCATCACCACACATGTATACACAGTCTAAATATAGACTGGAATCTTGTTCATCAATATATAGTTTATAGTTTTTGTATGTCGCATTGTCACGGTTGATCAACGCATTCAAGGCATTCATATTTTGTGCTGTTACCTTTTCAGGTCCTAACACCAAACGAATAACACTGTAAATACTGTTATCAAGGATGACAAATAGCGGCATATCCCACAACGGGGATTTAATATAAGAGCGGTATACAACCGTACCGTCTTCATCCTCAAAATCCTTACGTTCAAAGGATATGATTTCTTCGTCTTTTAAAAACTTATCAAATAATAATGCTTTAGGATTCATAACAACCTCTATTAAGCTAAACCAGCTACTTTAAGAATGCCTCTATGTACAGCATCTAAATGTGGTTGAACGACTTCAAGCAATAAATTGACTACTACGGTAGGATCAAATTGCTCTGTCAAACCAGGAACTGATACATCCATGTAGATATTATTGTCTTCATTGCTCACATAGTATTTAGATACTTTATAATCTTGATTCAATGTGTTAAGTTCTTTCAACACAGCAGGAATCACTTTTTCATCAATAGATGTTGTTGTGATAGCAATACGTGCATAGGAGAATGCAGAATCATCCACAACGATGAATACAGGCAAGCTATGCTCATGAACATCCAAACGGCCGTGGTAAACGACTGTATGAAGGTCATCTGTCATTTCTTCCTTTGTAAACCAAGAGTTGCCACCTTTATTTAGGTCAGCAACGAGTAAGTCAAATTTTTCTGCTTTTTGATTCATAATTCCCTCTACAAATAATCAGACTATTAGTCTTCGATAAATACACAACCATTGTCTTTAAATTCTTTAATACGAACTAAAGACTCAACACGATACCCTGCATTTTCAAGGCGTTCACGACCAGGTTGGAAGGATTTTTCGATAGCGATCGCCATACCAACCACTTCATCACCAGCGTCTTCTACCAATTTAGCAAGGCCCATAGCAGCCTCACCAGATGCCAAGAAGTCATCGATAATCAACACTTTTTCACCGGCTGGCAAGAATTTTTTAGAAATAGTAATATCATAGTTTTCCTCTTTTGTATAAGAGTACACAACACTATGATATACATCATCTACCATAAGAATGGATTTTTTCTTACGCGCAAATACTAATGGCACATCAAGTTCAAGAGCAGCCATCAATGCCAATGCAATGCCAGATGCTTCAATAGTAACAATACGTTGTACACCTGCATCACGGTAACGATCGGCGATTTCTTTACCGATTGCTTTAAACAATTGTGGATCGATTTGATGATTCAAGAAACCATCGACTTTTAGCACGCGATTATTGAGGACAATCCCCTCTTCACGAATGCGTTGTTTTAATAATTCCATGTGCTCTTACCTCCGCAGCATAACTATCTTTAAATTTTAACGTAAATAACCCCTTAGGGTCAACCTATATCAAGTAAAAGACTTAACAATACAGCTAGAAAACAGCGTTCTTTAAGACTTAAAAACTTTCCACACTAAATTATAAAATTCAGTAGGTTTATAACAATATAATATAGCACAGATAACAGTACTCTAAAATATAAAAAGACACACTTTCTGAAAATTCTCATAAAGTGTGTCTCATTATTATAAAACCTTATCACGTGTGCTTTCACGATTAACAAGCAATGAAGTGAAGCGTGCAGCCCCTTCAGATTGAGGTACCAAACGAGAACGGACAAGTACAATATCGCGTGTTGGCACCGGAATATCTGTATCTATACGTACCACTGTACCTTCTTGCATCTTTTGTTGCACTACATGGTTAGGCAACATGGAAATCCCCATGTTAATTTCTACAAGATCAAGCAGCACATCGACGCTACCTAATTCAAAGCGTGGTTTACGGCATGCGCCATGAGTTACTTCATCAAAGAATGTACGGCTCGCAGAGCCTTTATGCAAGAGCAAAATAGGCTCATTAAGAAGACGGCCTTGATCAAAGAAGCCTGCCCCTTTATAGTCAGGACCACCAACAAATACATCTTGAATTGTAGCCAATGTAGTTACCTCTAGTTGAGGATTATCGCGTAAGCCTTCATAGTCATTAACCACCGCCAACTGCGCTTCTTTATTGAGTACTAATTCTACGCAATCAGGGGATGGACGATTAATGATATGTAGTCCAATTTCGCTTTCTTGAAGCTGCCATTTATGGAAATAAGGCAATAGGAAATGGCGACATAATGTATCTGTAGCAGCAAGATTTAAACTTTCATAAGCTTGGCTCACCCGTTCTTGCAATTGAGTTACCCCATTATCAAGAATGGAAAAGGCTTTAGCTACTGTATCAAATAATTCTTTGCCTTCTGGCGTGAACCCTACAGATTTTGTAGTGCGCACAAAAAGAGGCATATTCAGTTCACCTTCTAATTGCTTAATACTTTGGCTGATGGCGGATTGAGAAACGCCTAACTCTTTGGCTGCACGGGAAAAGGATAAATATAAGCCTACCCCTAAAAAGGTTCTATATAAATCTGCAGATACTGCCATTTTATTCACCTCTGTTATATACTAATAGTAGTGTCTTACTTTTAAATATACATATCATTTACTATATTATAAGTATGGACTCTCAATATATAATGAATATGTAGAAATCTTCATGAAAGTTAGGTCTTATGACCTTCATGAAGCTTTCATATTTATTAGTATTTCTAATCTTTTCATAAGTAAGATTATCTTTACTTATAAGTCTAGACCGACTATACTTAATTTGTCAATATCCCACAGGGAATTATATACATTACAGGAGGCTATAATGGCTATACAACGATTATTCGTAACAAAACGAGAATCTTTCAACCAAGAAGCACAACGCATGTTACAAACCTTACAACAGGAATTATCTATGCCTGCTACAGGGGTAACCATCTACGAGCGTTATGATATCGAACATGTAGATTCAAAAGATTTAGAGGCTGCAAAAAACCTTATCTTCTCCGAGCCTCCTGTAGATACAGTATTAGAAGAAATCCCAACTGTACAAGGTTTCGTTTTTGCTGTTGAATATGTGCCAGGTCAATACGATCAACGTGCTGACAGTGCTGAGCAATGTATTTCCATGCTCACCCTTACATCTGGCCACATCGTTCGATGTGCTCGTGTATTCGCCATCGAAGGCACTTTCACAAAAGAACAAGAAGAGGCCATCAAAGCATACTATATTAACCCAGTAGATTCCCGCGAAGCGAGTCTTGAATTGCCAACTACATTAGCCCTTGAATTAGAAGATCCTAAACCAGTGGCAACAATCGATGGCTTTACAGACATGAGCGATGCTGATTTAGAAACCCTCATCGATAGCTATGGCCTTGCTATGACATTGGCAGACCTCAAATTAATCAAGCAACAATATGCAGAGGTAGAACACCGCAATCCTACCATTACAGAAATTCGCCTCTTCGATACCTATTGGTCCGACCACTGCCGTCACACTACATTTATGACGGAATTAACGGATATTACCATTGAGGATAGCCGTTTCACAGGTGCTGTAAAAGAAGCTCTTGAAGAATACATGGAAGGCCGCGCAGAGCTATATACAACGAAGAAAAAGGCTCGCTCCCTCATGGACATGGCAACATTGGCAGTCAAAGAGTTGCGTCATGCAGGCGGTTTAACAAATCTTGATGAATCCGATGAAATCAATGCATGTACAATCATCGTTCCTGTTGATGTAAACGGCAAAACTGAAGAATGGTTGTTATTATTCAAAAACGAAACGCATAACCACCCTACTGAAATTGAACCATTTGGTGGTGCTGCAACGTGCTTAGGTGGTTGTATCCGCGATCCATTGAGCGGTCGTGCTTATGTATACCAAGCTATGCGCGTTACAGGCGCTGGCGACCCTCATACTAGTCTTGAATATACATTAGAAGGCAAATTGCCTCAAAAGAAAATTACCCAAGAAGCTGCTCGTGGCTACTCCTCTTACGGCAACCAAATCGGCCTTGCTACAGGTGAAGTAAAAGAATATTACCATCCTGGCTATGTGGCTAAACGCATGGAAATCGGTGCTGTTATCGGTGCTGCACCTCGCAACCAAGTACGTCGTGAAGTACCTGTTGCAGGCGATGTAATAGTATTGCTGGGCGGTAAAACTGGCCGCGATGGCTGTGGTGGCGCTACGGGTTCCTCTAAAGAACATACCGTAGAATCCCTTTCCACATGTGGTGCAGAGGTTCAAAAAGGCAATGCCCTTACAGAACGTAAAATTCAACGCCTCTTCCGTCGCGGTGAAGTAACAACTCTTATTAAACGTTGTAATGACTTTGGTGCAGGCGGTGTATCTGTTGCTATCGGTGAATTAACAGATGGTGTAACAATCAATCTTGATTTAGTTCCTAAAAAATACGCTGGCCTTGATGGTACAGAATTAGCGATTTCTGAATCTCAAGAACGTATGGCCTGCGTCATCGCCGCTTCCGATGTAGAGACATTCAAATCCTATTGCGACGAAGAGAATTTAGAATGTACAGTTGTGGCAGATGTAACTGATACTAATCGCCTCATCATGAACTGGAATGGCGAAACAATCGTAGATATCAGCCGCGACTTCTTGAATACAAATGGCGCTAGCCAACAACAAGAAGCTATTGTAACAGCGCCAGCAGATCGCTCTTACTTCTTACGCGGTTCTTCAAGCGCAGATAACTTCAAAGAAAAATGGCTTGCCGCAGTATCCGATTTAAATACTGCGTCCCAACAAGGTTTAGCAGAACGCTTCGATAGTACTGTTGGTGCTAATACAGTACTCATGCCATTCGGTGGCAAGTTCCAAAAGACGCCTACCCAAGGCATGGTCGCAAAATTACCTGTATTAAACGGTGAAACTACAACTGCAAGCATCATGACACATGGCTTCGTACCAGAATTATCTGCTTGGAGTCCATACCATGGCGCACAATATGCAGTACTTTTATCTGTAGCTAAATTAGTAGCTCTTGGTGGTCGTCGTGAAGATGCATACTTAACATTGCAAGAATACTTTGAACGCC is part of the Veillonella sp. genome and encodes:
- the purM gene encoding phosphoribosylformylglycinamidine cyclo-ligase produces the protein MCSNKTSLTYRDAGVDIDAGNRAVELMKESVKRTYTPGVVGDLGGFGGLYSLAGHSMSDPLLVSGTDGVGTKLRLAIMMDKHDTIGQDCVAMSVNDILVQGATPLFFLDYIAVGKLDPLKVADIVRGVAEACEESGCALLGGETAEMAGFYDNDDYDVAGFAVGIVDRPKLITGESIKAGDVILGLPSSGVHSNGFSLVRKIVFDHKQLSIDTDIPEFGKTLGEELLTPTRLYPKAVLPLIEQELVKGMVHITGGGFYDNIPRVLPKGVTAEVDVTTWPRLPVFTKLQEWGNVAWPEMYRTFNMGIGMILIVDQNDVEKVKENLGNRGEAVYEIGRIVSGDGPVVLKGAEFDA
- the purF gene encoding amidophosphoribosyltransferase, which produces MNYDPVFDKWHEECGVFGVYDRTVDVARYVYWGLFALQHRGQESAGIAVTDGHDVELKKGMGLLTEAIKELPSLPSHMGTGHVRYSTTGSNNPRNIQPLVIHYQGGQIAVAHNGNLTNALSIRKRLEADGSIFQTTMDSEVIVNLIARSKAETQEERIADAARQIEGAFSLVITTNDSLVGVRDPQGFRPLCLGKTENGYVLSSESCALDAIKAEFIRYIDPGEMVIIDDSGVRSTIYAEPEKIDKKLCVFEYIYFARGDSHIDGQSVYQSRLNMGRELYNETKYDADIVMSIPDSGTTAALGYARASGIPFAEGLVKNRYSGRTFIKPNQEERELAVRMKLNPLPHVVSGKRIVLIDDSIVRGTTSGIIVKMLKEAGAKEVYMCVSSPSIEYSCHYGIDTSVRKELIAATHTVDEIKDYIHADKLHYLSREGLCRAVSDIAPNDLCFACFNGDYSVEVPAEQEEGVKYVLE
- the purC gene encoding phosphoribosylaminoimidazolesuccinocarboxamide synthase, producing MANIDLEKLTLLYEGKAKQVYQTDNKDEYIVHYKDDATAFNGEKHDTILGKGVLNNKISSFFFELLKKEGVPTHFVRREDDRNQTVLTLDIVPLEVIVRNIAAGSMAKRFGIEEGTPLKHPILEFCYKNDELGDPFANESQITALGWATQEQLDVISTITLKVNDILKKFLATKNVTLVDFKLEFGTHNGEVLLGDEISPDTCRFWDATTGEKLDKDRFRRDLGNIEEAYKEMLFRLTGERA
- the purE gene encoding 5-(carboxyamino)imidazole ribonucleotide mutase, yielding MKVGIIMGSKSDLDTMKKASAILDEFNIPYEMVIASAHRTPEAVKEFVTRLEDEGAIAFIAGAGAAAHLPGVVASFTTLPVIGIPLNATALKGIDSLLAIVQMPSGMPVATMAVDGAKNGALFAVQIGAAFNKELKEQYVQYRKDMAEKVLADNAELQGAIKL
- a CDS encoding xanthine phosphoribosyltransferase, which encodes MELLKQRIREEGIVLNNRVLKVDGFLNHQIDPQLFKAIGKEIADRYRDAGVQRIVTIEASGIALALMAALELDVPLVFARKKKSILMVDDVYHSVVYSYTKEENYDITISKKFLPAGEKVLIIDDFLASGEAAMGLAKLVEDAGDEVVGMAIAIEKSFQPGRERLENAGYRVESLVRIKEFKDNGCVFIED
- a CDS encoding LysR family transcriptional regulator → MAVSADLYRTFLGVGLYLSFSRAAKELGVSQSAISQSIKQLEGELNMPLFVRTTKSVGFTPEGKELFDTVAKAFSILDNGVTQLQERVSQAYESLNLAATDTLCRHFLLPYFHKWQLQESEIGLHIINRPSPDCVELVLNKEAQLAVVNDYEGLRDNPQLEVTTLATIQDVFVGGPDYKGAGFFDQGRLLNEPILLLHKGSASRTFFDEVTHGACRKPRFELGSVDVLLDLVEINMGISMLPNHVVQQKMQEGTVVRIDTDIPVPTRDIVLVRSRLVPQSEGAARFTSLLVNRESTRDKVL
- a CDS encoding phosphoribosylformylglycinamidine synthase, whose product is MAIQRLFVTKRESFNQEAQRMLQTLQQELSMPATGVTIYERYDIEHVDSKDLEAAKNLIFSEPPVDTVLEEIPTVQGFVFAVEYVPGQYDQRADSAEQCISMLTLTSGHIVRCARVFAIEGTFTKEQEEAIKAYYINPVDSREASLELPTTLALELEDPKPVATIDGFTDMSDADLETLIDSYGLAMTLADLKLIKQQYAEVEHRNPTITEIRLFDTYWSDHCRHTTFMTELTDITIEDSRFTGAVKEALEEYMEGRAELYTTKKKARSLMDMATLAVKELRHAGGLTNLDESDEINACTIIVPVDVNGKTEEWLLLFKNETHNHPTEIEPFGGAATCLGGCIRDPLSGRAYVYQAMRVTGAGDPHTSLEYTLEGKLPQKKITQEAARGYSSYGNQIGLATGEVKEYYHPGYVAKRMEIGAVIGAAPRNQVRREVPVAGDVIVLLGGKTGRDGCGGATGSSKEHTVESLSTCGAEVQKGNALTERKIQRLFRRGEVTTLIKRCNDFGAGGVSVAIGELTDGVTINLDLVPKKYAGLDGTELAISESQERMACVIAASDVETFKSYCDEENLECTVVADVTDTNRLIMNWNGETIVDISRDFLNTNGASQQQEAIVTAPADRSYFLRGSSSADNFKEKWLAAVSDLNTASQQGLAERFDSTVGANTVLMPFGGKFQKTPTQGMVAKLPVLNGETTTASIMTHGFVPELSAWSPYHGAQYAVLLSVAKLVALGGRREDAYLTLQEYFERLNSKESWGKPIAALLGAYKAQKELEIGAIGGKDSMSGTFMDLTVPPTLVSFAVGTAHVDNIVSQDLKGVDHRLVFFDVPRTYDDTPDWDRFKENCEVLQEQIEKGRVYSAYVVDQGGIPEAVTKMALGNNIGVKFDKYAERAIFQPALGAFIVEVDIKAVNYLLELPGLKVIGVTQANPVIEWADQSVSLKEIQAAYEAPLNDIFPMHAPNGVGEAVAYIHDQHAKPRSAALGAKPKVLIPVFPGTNCEFDSARAFERAGAETDIVVIRNQTPEQLKESIDVIKAKLAESQILMFPGGFSAGDEPDGSGKFMATLFRNPYLAEGLENLLYKQDGLILGICNGFQALIKLGLLPGGHIETLTADHPTLTYNTIGRHLSRMVNTKVISTKSPWMSDAKAGEIYTVPISHGEGRFIASPQQVLEFNKTGQIATQYVDFDGIASMDSRFNPNQSVAAIEGIYSPDGRVFGKMAHSERCGAGISKNIPGLLEMPIFTSGVKYFK